AGTCCATGCAGGTTACCAAAACCTCTGTATGGCCTGGCCCATATTCATTTCACAGAACAGTCCCTGagttattcttgagcagcaccaacaatGTACTGACctgttttctgtgtccttttagGAGTCACTGTGGAGAAAAAGCTGCAGTCCGTTACAGTAAGGAGGCAAAAGACTGTTGCAGAGGTGAGCTTGCCTGTCGTTCCCTGAGGCATACAAGTGCTTTCTTAGTGTCTTTCCAATCAACTTCTGTTCTAAATATGATGGTGTACATTTTAGATGATATTGTTACTTTCCctggtggggagagtggggagtgcttgcctcttgccaactgtaaccttggccagggggacactgaccactggcagtgccaagcATGGTAAGAGACAGTGTCAAAGGATCTTTTTTGTTCGCAGCAATATTCCCTCCTTGGGGGAAGAATTTTGCACTCTGCATCTTAAGTGTTCTTTAGACACATCCCCAGGGAAAACAACATCATACAGGCATCTTATTCATTTGCTtgtgtggcctttgactcaaccACTGTGTCCCATCTTGTATCCTAAAGTCACGAAGAGAACTCAAGAGTGGTGCAAATACTGTATATcgtgatctcaccctgatggtgttttctttccaaacatTCAGGTGGCCATAGGAGCTCGAGAAGAAGGTACGTATTCTGGAAAcagtttcttgctgaggaaaacaTTTAGATGTTGATGTAGGTGGGACATACTTATTGTGTTCAATCTGGAGAGCCACCCTGATTCCAGAGACCTGGGACGTCTTAggccaagtgtgtgtgtgggggggtgtgatGTATTCCTTGATTGCAGAGTGATgctgtgtgcatgagtcttggtgttgttctgtatgtgtctgtatgcAGTGCAACTGtgagtgtgtacgtgtgtgtgtgtgtgtgcgtgtgcgtgtttACTTGAGAGCCtcacagacagagacacagaggcacaTACAGAAAGAGATAGACATAttgaaaaaagtgagagagagacagagagagagatgtgagttTCCCCAGGTGATCTGcgccactgacactgcacaatggcCAATGTCGACTTTCTCCAAAAGCTCCTCATAGTGCACACTTCAAGAAATACAGCTGAGTGTGGTCAGCAGTGACATTCAGTCCATGCAGGCACCAAAGCCTCCATATGCTGTGGTGCATTTTCTTATCAAGGATCACTCCCTGCGGTATTCTTGAGCATTACAGACAACGTACTGACATGTATTCTTTATGCCTCTAGGTGCTTGTAAGGAGGAAAATGTGTGGGCCGTTCCTGTCAGGAGACACCAAGGTGTTGCTGAGGTGAACTTGCCTGTCTTTGCCTATGGAAGACACGTTGATTACTTAGTGTACCTCCAGTCATATTCAGTGCCATAGGACTATGTACATTTTACATGATAGCATTCAATTCCGTGGTAGACAGATTGGTGAGTGGTTGTCCCTTGCCAACTGTAACTTGATCCAGAGGACATTAACCACTGGCAATGCCAATCCTGCTAAGAAACAGTGTCATAGGATCTTTCCTGAGCATCAATTTTTCCTGCTTGGGTGAGGAAGTTTGTAGTCGGCACCCTAAATGGTCTtcagagacacatccccaggaaaaaacaacttcagacaggcatcctattcatttgtttttggggACCTTTGACTCAAGCACTGTGTGCATCTGGTTTCCTAAATTCCAGAGGAGAACCAAAGACCAGTGCAATGCGTGTTCATCATGGTCTGACCCTGatggtgtttcttttctctacatgCAGGTTGCCGCGGGACAAACAGGATATGGTATGTACTTTGGAATCAGTCCCCTGCTGATGAAATAATCTAGGTGGTCAGGAAGATGGGGCATTCCTGCTGGCATCAGTCTGGGGAGCTACCCTGACTCCAGGTTCCCTGTAGGACAGAGGCTTGAGggtgtggggaaaagacagattgCCCAGGGGAAAACCTGCGTCCATGTTTACAGTGTGAGGAAGACAATgtattcactgtgtgtgtgtgtgtgtgtgtgtgtgtgtgtgtgtgagtgcatgtatGTTTGAGTCAGACAGAAActcagggacagggaaggagacagggaaacacaccaagagaaagagacacacacattcattagagagatggagagagacacagagagagaggagagacagcgAGAGGTGTGCCCTTCCCTaggagatatgtgccactgacactgcacaataatcaatgtctacattctcaaacAACTCCTCAAACTGCACACttcaaggaatactgctgagcgtggctcagcagcaACCTTCAGTCCATGCAGGTAACAAAAGCCTCCATacgctctggcccatgttcatatcacggaacagtccctgagttttcttgagcagcaccaacaatGTACTGACGTGTGTTCTGTGTCCTTCTAGGTGTCCCTGAGGAGGAAAAGATGTGGGTCGTTCCTGTCAGGAGGCAGCAGgatgttgctgaggtgagcttgccTGTCTTTCCCTGAGGAACACAAGTCACTTCTTAGTGTCTTTCCAATCAACGTCTGTTGTAAATCGGACAATGTACTTTTTAGATGATATTGTTACTTTCCGGGGTGTGGAGTGTGGAGTATGGGTGCCTCTTGCCAAGTGTAACCTTGGCAGGGGGACATTCACCACTGGCAGTGCTAAACCTGGTCATAAACAGTGTCAAAGGATCTTTTTCGTCAGCAGCAATTTTTCCTGCTTGGGTGAGGAATTTTTTAGTCAGCATCCTCAGTGATCTtcagagacacatccccaggaaacAACAACTTCTGACGGGCATGCTATTCATTTGCTACTGGGGACCTCTGACTCAAGCACTGTGTGCCATCTGGTTCCTAAAGTCCATAGGAGAGTGAAAGCCCAGTGCAATGAGAGTTCATCATGATCTGACCCTGatggtgtttcttttctctacaaTCAGGTGGCCGCGGGAGCAACAAAATATGGTATGTATTTTGGAAGCAGTCCCCTGCTGATGAAATGATCTATGTGGTCAGGAAGTTGGGATATTCCTGCTGGcatcagtctggagagctaccctgacTCTAGGTTCCCTGTAGGACAGAGgcgtgagggtgtggagaaaagataGATTTCCCAGGGGACAACCTATATCCATGTTTGCAGTGTGAGGAAGACAATGTATTCACTATgtgttgtgtttctgtgtgtgtgcgtgggggtCTGAGGGTGACAGaaactgaaagacagagaaagagacagggaaacacataaagagaaagagacacatgctttcatgagacagagagagaggagagagtgagagggagagagagaggggggagacagagagagagacagagagagagagacagagagagattgggggggggTGTATCCCCAGGGGATATGTGTCACTGACCCTGCACAATGCTCAATGTCTAGTTTCTCAACAAAACTCCTCATACTGCACACTATACGGATTATTGCTGAgtgtggctcagcagtaacattcagTCCATGCAGGCAACCAAAGCCTCCATAGGCTGTGGTGCATTTTCTTACCAAGGATCACTCCCTGTTGTATTCTTGAGCATTACCGACAGCGTACTGACATATATTCTGTATGCTTCTAGGTGTCCCTAAGGAGGAAACTATGTGGGCTGTTCCTGTCAGGAGACACCAAGGTGTTGCTGAGGTGAACTTGCCTGTCTTTGCCTATGGAAGACAAGTTGATTACTTAGTGTATCTCCAGTCATATTCGGTGCCATAGGACTATGTACATTTTACATGATTGCATTCAATTCCGTGGTAGGGAGATTGGTAAGTGGTTGTCTCTTGCCAACTGTAACTTGATCCAGAGGACATTAACCAGTGGCAATGCCAATCCTGCTAAGAAACAGTGTCATAGGATCTTTCCTGAGCATCAATTTTTCCTGCTTGGGTGAGGAGTTTGTAGTTGGCACCCTGAATGGTCTtcagagacacatccccaggaaaaACAACTTCAGAtaggcatcctattcatttgtttttggggACCTTTGACTCAAGCACTGTGTGCATCTGGTTTCCTAAAGTCCAGAGGAGAACCAAAGACCAGTGCAATGCATGTTCATCATGGTCTGACCCTGatggtgtttcttttctctacattcaGGTTGCCGCGGGACAAACAGAATATGGTATGTACTTTGGAATCAGTCCCCTGCTGATGAAATAATCTATGTGGTCAGGAAGTTGGGATATTCCTGCTGGcatcagtctggagagctaccctgacTCCAGGTTCCCTGTAGGACAGAGGCTTGAGggtgtggggaaaagacagattgCCCAGGGGAAAACCTGTGTCCATGTATACAGTGTGACAAAGACAATgtattcactgtgtgtgtgtgtgtattgctgaGTCAGACAGAAActgagagacagggaaggagacagggaaacatactaagagaatgagacacacacattcattagagagacagagagagagacacagagggaggagagacagcgAGAGATGTGTCTTGCCCCaggagatatgtgccactgacactgcacaataaCCAATGTCTACATTCTGAAAAAACCCCTCCTACTGCACATTTCAATGATTATTGCTGAGTGTGGCTCAGCAGTAACCTTCTGTCCATGCAGGTAAGGAAATCCGCCGTATGCTCTGCCCATGTTCCTATCAAGGATAAGTCCCTGAGCTTTCTTGAGCAGTACTAACAATGTCCTGATGTGTGTACTGTGTCCTTCTAGGTGTCCCTGTGGAGGAAAAGATGTGGGCTTTTCCTGTAAGGACGCACCAGGCTGTTGGTGAGGTGAGCTGGCCTGTCTTCCCTTGAGGAACACAATTACTTTCTTAGTGTCTTTCCAATCAACTTCTGTTGTAAATTTGACATTATACATGGTAGATGATATTGTTACTTTCCTTGGCGGGGAGAGTGGTGAGTGCTTGTCTCTTGCCAACTGTTATTGGTGAGGGGGACATTTACCagtggcagtgccaaacctggtgaTAAATAGTGTGTTAGGATTAATTTTATCAGAAGCAATTTtccctgcttgggtgaagaattttagAGTCTCTATACTAAGTGAACTTGAGAGACACATCCCCCAGAATATataacttctgacaggcatcctattcgtttgcttttgtggcctttgactcaaccACTGTGTTCCCTATTGGATCCTAATATCACCAATATCTAAAGAGTGGTGCAATCAGTGTGCCTCACCTTCTTACCCttgtgctgttttcttttctatagtttCCTGGGGTCTCTGGAACCATGGAGAATGGTAGGTATTCAGGAATCAATCATTTGCTGTCTTTAGTCAGGGGAGTGCTTCTGATTTTGGGTTTCCATTGAAAGGAGGATCACAGACGTAGTCACAAAGCGATTTGTCGAAGGGTAAACCATGTTCATGTGTTTACAGGCACTCGTGTGGCATTCAGGTAGTGAGTTTCTGTGCGTGGAGACTGGGTGAGTCTCTTTGTGAACTGACAAGTGTGTGAAGTGAGCATGTATGTGCTTGTATGTGGTCTCTGTGTGAGAAGTTTATGTTCCTCTAGATTAACATGTCCCTAAAGAGCACAGTTGCTGGTGTGAACTTTGCCATTCATAAGAAAAATCCCATCACCGAGCTTCATGATGTGTGTCTGTATGTCAAAGGATATAAATACGGACAATTTAAATATAGTTAGTATATTATACACCAAATATAGCTTGTTTAGGCTGAAAAAAGTCCTATTAATAGCCAGGAAAACATTCACAGGATTCTGAACGGGAAATATGTTTTCAGAATCCATAGGATTCTGTGAATCAAGACTTCAGTTCAAGGTAGACCTCAACTCTGAGGAGGCTGTTTCATTGCCTTCAGGGCACTTGGATCGATCCTGATTAAGGAGAAGGAGCCCTAATGGTATCTAATTGGACTCTGAGGAAAGGAAGCttatggaagtgatgaattatGGAGGGGTTGGCACGGGCTGTGGGGATGGGGGCTGGACGGGGAGACGAGGCCCTTTAACCCCCAATTCCTAGCACTTTCTCTCACGCCTCTACTTTCTGAGGCAGACCCTGAATTTCTAGGCTGAGGTTGTCATCAGTAATAATTTCAGTCCTTGCTCCTGATCCTCCTTGTGTGGGGCACCCGCCAGTGCTGAGACTAGAGTGATCACAGAGTCCGTGCTCCATCATACTTCAGCAGTAAAGGGATAACTGCCCCAGGGTTactgccttcctgcccctcctaTCCTTTCTAAAAAGGAGATTCAAGGAGCCTGAGAAGGAATCCTCCCCCTCTTAGCTGGACGGCTGGGGCAGGTGGCCCCTGGTGCAGGCATATGCCACACCCAGTTCTGGAGGGCATCTGAGAAGAGGATCCTCCAGCTTCTAGAAATCCTTTCTCTCAAGCTCTTAGTGTCCCAGGGGTGTGGAAGATAATGCCTGCTGTGTGTGGTCAAATGCAGGAATGAAACCAGCAGCCAGGCTCTAAGGATCCTTGCTCCTTCAAATACTTCAGCCTGAAAGGGTGAGAGCACGGTCCAGGGTCGTGGACTAGATGTTAAGCGGGAAATATTGAGGGGTTGCAGAGGGAAGACACGAAGGACATCCAGGCTatgtgagggtgggaggggacacCACGGTGGCAGGATTATTTGAATCAGTGTAGCATCAGCACCTGGGCCCAGCCTTGTCCTCACCGAGgatgacatttgggctccttctgGGTGGGATGAGGCAGGATGAGCCGGCATGCCGGGTGAGGGTACCGTATGGACATCTTCCTAaaagcctggggagaggggcgTCCTTCCTGTGCCAGCCTCTTCTCCACCTACCAGACACTTTCATTGGTGGacactggggaggagcagacaatGGAGTCAGGTCTCCTGTTCTCCCACCTGGGACACGCCAGCAGGGATGGAACCAGGGTCAGGCCAGACACAAGTACGTTTCCAGGCCTGATCCACCTGGCCAGGAGGGACCAGTTTTCACTTTTCACCTGCTTCTGGCCATCACCTGACAGCCAGTCCTTGTCTACACACTATTGGCCAAGGGTTGTCTGGCTGGAAACACATTCATACAAAAGGGATCTCATCCCATGTGACCAGGGCAGCTGTAGAACATTCTAGTTGCAGAGGAGGTGAGAGGGGCACAGGCTCCAGTGCACAGGGAGCTCAGCAAAGTGGTGGGGGCTGATCCCAGAGTGGAGGTGGTCCTTGCTGTGCTCTTTCCTGGCCCGAGGACATCGGTGTGAGAGTTTGTCTGAAAGGTATGGGAACTGACAGGTCCAAATACTGTCTCTGACCTTCCTTCCACTCACAGGCACAGGAGCCATAGCTCTGGATGGTCACTGCAAGGGCACCGACAGCCTCTCTGTCATTGCTCGTCCCCCAGGGGCTCAGCCCTAGGCAGCCCATGTTTGGCCCCAATAAGCGCCTGCTGTTCACAGCCTTGGGCTGGGAACTAGTTTAGGGGCAGAAAGGTCCCTCCTCAGCTCACCCAGGCCTGTTGGGCCCCACACTATGCTAGCTGTCTGCCCAGGCACTGGTCCAGATCAGAATGAGAAGGGTGGGCTCCTGAAGACAGTGAGGTACTCCCCCTCTGCCCCGCCGCTCTGATTACACCCAGCATGAGTGTGGGGGTGTCATGCTCTTCACTCTGTTTATAATGTGCCCCTGCTGGGATTCCCCTAAGACCTGGGTGTTGACCTTCCATTCTAAGTGTCCCCAGGGCCTCACGCAGTGGCTGCCACATACGCATGAGCCCAGGGAGAACCTACCAAGGAATGGTCAGCTCAGGCCAGCAAGCTCCTCTGCAGAAACCTCCAGGACTGGGAGGTCACGTCTTCCTCATGTGTACATCCTAAAGCTGTGCTATCCAGGGCAGCAGCCACTTGCCACATAGCCATTAGCCGCCCTAGCCACGTTTCTGGTGCCCGGGAGACGCATGTTTACAACGCAGAACATTTCCACCCTCACAGAGGGTTCTTCTGGGCAGCTGCTCTGAGCCGGGCACAGGGTCTGCTCGTGGAACCCGCCAAACCCTATGTCTGTCTGTAACAGTTGGAATGTCAGGTTGCGCAGGTGGCACCTTCTTGCGAGGGTGAGAGCTATCGTGATCCACTGCAGCTGGGGAAGTACCAGATGAAGGGGGATCCTTTCTCTTGCTTGAAGGTTTGCAACTGTGGTCAATGCCTTGTGGAAGGGCTCTGCCTTTGCCAAGCCCAGGGAAGGTCTGAGGACCCAGAGGAAGGGCAAGTGATGCCGGCTGAGCCAGCATGGCCTCACAGGGAGTTGCAGGAATGGTGGAGCCCCTGTCTCTAATAACCTGCTTGCTCATGCTTGTGTCTCTAAAGATTGGGTGTTGGAGAGCCTGTCTGACTCTGGAACCGATGATGAATAGTCGTCAGATAGGGAACTGCACTCAGGTAGGAATCAATGGGAGAGGGTTTCTGGGAACAGCTGGCTTATACCTGCTGCTTTGTAGACTTAGAATGGGAGGTATGAAATCAGAAAGACAAAGCAAGGATGTGCGAagccttgttttgttcttttaatataatagtaGCGTCTTTTAATAGAATAGATGTgttctccctctgggctttgaATGTACTCTGTCTGTaaccatctttttaaagttttttttttaaaccaagttggttaacatatagtgtaataatggtttcagtaatagaatttagtgacttatcacttccatagaacacccagtggtcatccgcaccaagtgccctccctaatgctcATCACCTATTTAGTACATCCCTCTACCCAACACCCTTCTAACAACCCTCAGTGTGTGAAGAGTTAATCAGTCACTTATGGACTGTCTtcatctctgtttttaccttatttttccttccattctcctatgttcatctgttttgttagattccacacatgagtgaaatcatatgatatttgtctttctctgactgacttaatttgcttaccataacacattctagttgcatccacgttgttgcaaaaggcaagatttcattcttttggatcatggaataatattctattctatgcagagagatagatagatagatagatagatagatatagatatagatataaaaataggtATCTatatatagacagatatatatatatctatatattccttatccattcatcagtcactggacaccttggctccttccataatttggctattattgacaGTGCCattataaacactggggtgcatgtgcccctttgagtcagcactcccgtatcctttggataaatatctaatcATGCAATTGCTAGGACGTAGGGTAGctctctttgtaatttttttgcagacctccatactattttccggagtggctgcactagtttgcattcccaccaacaggcaAAAGTGTTCCcccttctccgcatcctcgccaacatctattgttacCTGCGTTGTTAATTTGAGCCATGCTgacggtgtgaggtggtatctcattctgcttttgatttgtattgccctgatgatgactgctgttgagcctcttttcatgtgtctgttagccatctggttgtcttcttgggagaaacgtctgttcatgtcttttgaccatttcttcccTGAATtccttgttttttgggtgttgagtctgctAGTTCTTTACAGATgttggaaactaaccctttaatctgatatgtcctttgcaaataccttctctgaTTCCaccagttttgttggttgtttccgttgccgtgcagaagctttttttcatcttgatgaggtcccaacagttttgtttttgtttgtttgttttgtttttgttgttggcttttgtttcctttctctcctgaaaCATGTCTATCAAgatgttgctgtggctgaggtcaagaggttgttgcctgttttctcctctaggattgtgatggttttctgtctcacatgtagctctttcatccattttgagttcatttttgtgtatagtagGTAAGCGGTCCCAttgcattcttctgcatgtcactatcctgttttcccaataccatttgctgaagagactgtctttttccattggatattctttcctcttttgtcaaagatgactTGGCTATACacttgtgagtccatttctgggttctctattctgttccattcatgtATGTCTCTGTGttcgtgccagtaccatactctcttaGTGATTATAGCATTGTAACATAGcttgaggtctggaattgtgatgcttccatgtttggttttctttttcaacatcacttgaactattcggggtcttctctggttccatacatattttagaattgtttgttctagctctgtggagaatgctaaTGTTacttgatagggactgcattgaggctgtagattgctttggggagtatcaACGTTTGaacagtattttttcttccaatccatgagcgtggaatgccattccaattctttgtgtcttcttcaatttcttcatcagcTCTCAATACTTTTtagcgtacagatcttttacctccttggatACATTTCTTCCTATGTATCTTATGGTTTGGGATGCAATTGTTAATGGGacagattccttaatttctcttccttctgcttcattattggtgtatagaatgcaattgatttctgtacattggtttcatatcctgtgactttgctgaattcatgtaacGGTTCTAGCAGttgtttggtggagtcttttcttttttaaagatgaaattcattgtcaaattggtttccatacaacacccagtgctcatcccgaaaggtgccctcctcaaagcccatcacccactttcccctccctcccaccctccatcaactctcagtttatcctcagttttaaagggtctcttatggtttgactccctccctctctaacttttttttccttcccctcccccatagtcttctgttaagtttctcaggatccacataagagtaaaacatatggtatctgtctttctctggataacttatttcacttagcgtaacactctccagttccatccacgttgctacaaaaggtcatatttcattctttctcattgccaagtagtattccactgtgtatataaaccacagtttctttatccattcaccagttgatggacatttaggctctttccataatttggctattgttgaaagtgctgctagaaacatcggggtacaagtgcccctatgcatcagcactcctgtatcccttgggtaattcctagcagtgttcttcctgggtcatagggtagatctatctttacgtttttgaggaacctccacactgttttccagagtggctgcaccagtgtgcattcccaccaacagtgcaagaggattcccatttcccCGCATCCTGTCCAGCATTCTATAGAGGTCTCTGGATgtgttcactttagccactctgactgtcgtgaggtggtatctcagtgtggttttgatttgtatttccctgatgaggagtggtggcattgagtatcttttcatgtgcctgttggccatctggatgtcttctttggaaaagtgtctattcacgtcttctgcccacttcttcgcTGGAGAATGTGTttgttgggtgtggagtttggggagttctGTATGGATTTTGgaaactagccctttgtctgatatgtcatttgcaaatatcttttcctattccatcggttgccttttagttttgttgactgtttcctttgcagtgtagaagcttttcatcttgatgaggccccaatagttcatttgtgcttttaattcccttgcctttggagatgtgtcaaggaagaaattgctgcagctgactTCAGAGCGGTTTTTTCCTGCTTACTCCTCTAGGGTgttgacggtttcctgtctcacattcaggtcctttatccattctgagtttatttttgtgaatggtgtaagacagttctctagtttcattcttctgcatgtcgctgtccagttctcccagcaccatttgttaaagagactgtcttttttccattggatattctttcctgctttgtcaaagatgagttggccatacatttgtgggtccaattctggagtctctatcctattccatcggtctatgtgtctgttttcgtgccaataccatactgtcttgatgattacagttttgtagtagaggctaaagtctgggattgtgatgcctcccgcttcggtgttcttcttcaatattactttggctattcggggtcttttgtggttccatacaaattttaggattgcttgttctagcttggagaagaatgctggtgcaattttgattggaattgctttgaatatgtagattgctttgggtagtattgacattttaacaactttattcttccaatccatcagcatggaatgtttttccatttctttgtatcgtcttcaatttccttcataagcattctatagttttcagcatacagatctttgacatctttggttaggttaattcctaggaattttatgattcttggtgccattgtgaaagaaatcagtcactttatttgtctttctgttgcttcattattagtgtataacaatgcaactgatttctgtacattaattttctatcctgcgacttggctgaattcatgtgtcagttctagcaggcttttggtggagtctgttgggttttccatgtagaatatcatgtcatctgcaaaaagtgaaagcttgacttcatctttgccaatttggatgccattgatttccttttgttgtctgattgctgatgctagcacttccaacactatgttaaacgacagtggtgagagtggacatccctgtggtgttcccgatctcagggggaaagctctcagtttttccccatcgaggatgatattagctgtcagcttttcataaatagcttttaggatgtttaagtatgttccttctgtcccaactttctcaaggtttttctttattaagaaagcatgctggtcttgtcaaatgctttttctgcgtcgattgacaggaccatatggttcgtatcttttcttttattaatgtgatgtatcccattgattcatttgc
The sequence above is a segment of the Prionailurus viverrinus isolate Anna unplaced genomic scaffold, UM_Priviv_1.0 scaffold_73, whole genome shotgun sequence genome. Coding sequences within it:
- the LOC125159871 gene encoding uncharacterized protein LOC125159871, translating into MRQQAFAEVLARAMECEVPKEETLQELPERRQQAVAEVAAGVQEKDVPKEEKLRALPERKQKAVAEVIKRAMEYGVTVEKKLQSVTVRRQKTVAEVAIGAREEGACKEENVWAVPVRRHQGVAEVAAGATKYGVPKEETMWAVPVRRHQGVAEVAAGQTEYGVPVEEKMWAFPVRTHQAVGEFPGVSGTMENDWVLESLSDSGTDDE